In Dehalogenimonas etheniformans, one genomic interval encodes:
- a CDS encoding TIGR03960 family B12-binding radical SAM protein, with protein MSYPDSILYKVQKPARYTGSEVNAIVKDFDATPVRIALCFPDLYEVALSNLSLPILYDIINRRHDALAERAYMPWPDMIKAIRDNGLTLLSLENFRPVRDFDVVGFSLGAELSFTTMLEMLDLAGIPVWAADRGEDSPLVVAGGTSMFNPEPVSDFVDVFFIGDGEDSISEFIDVYCGWKTDGEPGGKTGLLEKLAAVDGLYIPSFYDVKSKDDCTVASVTPNNPVAPAIITRRIVQKLPPPITKPVVPYIEAVQDRGVIEISRGCVRGCRFCHAGVVYRPTRQRPHQEVIDAADEIISNCGYDEISLLSLSTSDYDDIDGLVSKLADRYSGRHIAISLPSLRVTPGSVSLVESLPEGRKSGLTFAPEAASPRLQNVINKIIPDEALFATAQAAFDRGWTGMKLYYMLGLPTETLDDLSEMADTLHKVYALGSNAPGRRPTLRVSLSTFIPKPHTPFQWAAQDDEETIVVKQRHLLDRIRSKGIKLSWSEPKASLLEAAISRGDRRMSKVIHSAWKRGSMLDGWTEFFSWQRWADAFAEFGLDPAFYARRQRPLDEVFPWSHIETGVTEGYLRREYKRALSGESTGDCHDSPCLACGLQNLVADCEASLAKRSL; from the coding sequence TTGTCTTACCCCGATTCCATTTTATATAAAGTCCAAAAACCCGCCCGCTACACCGGCAGCGAGGTTAATGCTATTGTCAAGGATTTCGACGCGACTCCGGTCAGGATAGCCCTTTGCTTCCCTGATCTTTATGAAGTCGCCCTCTCCAATCTTTCTCTCCCCATTCTCTATGATATCATCAACAGGCGGCATGACGCCCTCGCTGAACGCGCCTACATGCCCTGGCCTGATATGATCAAGGCTATACGGGACAATGGGCTGACCCTTTTGTCTCTCGAGAATTTCCGTCCGGTCCGTGACTTCGATGTCGTCGGTTTCTCTCTGGGCGCCGAACTGTCTTTCACCACGATGCTGGAAATGCTTGACCTCGCCGGTATCCCGGTTTGGGCGGCTGATCGAGGAGAAGATTCCCCCTTGGTGGTCGCTGGCGGTACCTCGATGTTCAATCCCGAACCGGTCTCTGATTTCGTTGATGTCTTTTTCATCGGTGACGGCGAGGACTCTATTTCCGAATTTATCGATGTTTACTGCGGTTGGAAAACCGACGGCGAGCCGGGTGGTAAAACCGGGCTTCTTGAAAAATTGGCAGCTGTAGACGGTTTATATATCCCCTCGTTCTATGACGTGAAATCCAAAGACGACTGCACTGTTGCTTCGGTAACTCCAAACAATCCGGTTGCCCCTGCCATAATCACCCGTCGCATCGTCCAAAAACTTCCTCCACCGATAACCAAACCGGTTGTCCCATACATCGAAGCTGTGCAGGACCGAGGCGTCATCGAGATCTCCCGAGGTTGCGTCCGGGGCTGCCGTTTCTGCCATGCAGGCGTTGTCTATCGCCCCACCCGACAGCGCCCCCACCAGGAAGTAATCGATGCCGCCGATGAGATCATATCCAATTGCGGCTACGATGAAATTTCGCTTCTTTCGCTTTCCACATCTGATTACGATGACATCGATGGTTTGGTGAGCAAACTTGCCGATCGCTATTCAGGCAGGCACATCGCCATTTCTCTGCCTTCGCTACGGGTCACACCCGGTTCGGTGTCGCTGGTCGAGAGTCTTCCTGAAGGCCGCAAAAGCGGCCTGACCTTCGCACCGGAAGCCGCTTCGCCTCGCCTCCAGAATGTGATCAACAAAATCATCCCGGACGAAGCCCTTTTTGCCACCGCTCAAGCGGCTTTCGACCGTGGCTGGACGGGCATGAAGCTTTACTACATGCTGGGTTTACCGACAGAAACTCTCGACGATCTTTCGGAGATGGCCGACACTCTGCATAAGGTATATGCCCTTGGTAGTAACGCCCCCGGCCGCCGGCCAACTCTGCGTGTCAGTCTGTCCACCTTCATTCCCAAGCCCCACACCCCATTCCAATGGGCGGCCCAGGATGATGAGGAGACTATCGTTGTTAAGCAACGCCACCTGCTCGATCGTATAAGGAGCAAGGGCATTAAACTATCGTGGTCGGAGCCCAAAGCCAGCCTCCTCGAGGCGGCTATCTCCCGCGGCGACCGGCGTATGTCGAAAGTGATCCACTCGGCCTGGAAACGCGGCAGCATGCTGGATGGTTGGACGGAATTTTTCTCCTGGCAGCGCTGGGCTGATGCCTTCGCCGAATTCGGCCTTGACCCCGCCTTCTACGCCCGCCGGCAGCGGCCGTTGGATGAGGTCTTCCCGTGGTCGCACATCGAGACCGGCGTCACCGAGGGTT